One Nostoc sp. NIES-3756 genomic window carries:
- a CDS encoding TrbI/VirB10 family protein has product MSNQVVEQPNSKATNNNGNRSQEFAQMNGVEIKADSTSSPESTTNEPQNEPEEVVTTRPVAGHPLLKGLTISGGVLLLVISFGAMIGTLTGALNSPSNNQSEQDIKTTQQVKPDNEENEKGELKTAIAITSQKGELQAIAKKDNGGVSSTPSPTPSPTTTATTAVTVKAVPVQRQPTTYQAPPPPPTPISRPTRTYQVVSNPPTRQQISPSRISALPTPQPKPVTVKPNVSNSQPLPSVKTSPKDPMQEWLAAANVGNYSSSDSSNSESNYEQPDLKNAQVEGGSGVKPVNASQTNQDSSTSQTNYDGKRVLVGTRAAGVMETPIAWLGSNVSNQQEQNCLIRLSQPLKAFDGEEVLPKGSYIVAVVNPSNSEIAQMTAVAALVNSNGTTQERQLPANSILILGKNGNLLKAQSRKGGENLGSSLMASLLSGLSKVAEIQNRANSETTISSFGTTTTTTNNGEKDLVAGFAEGSINEILSRMKNSNERQIQGLQQQQQVFVIEAGQQVQVFVNQSISI; this is encoded by the coding sequence ATGTCGAATCAAGTTGTAGAGCAACCTAATTCAAAAGCTACTAACAACAATGGCAATCGTAGCCAAGAATTTGCTCAAATGAATGGGGTAGAAATTAAAGCTGATTCAACATCATCACCAGAATCAACAACTAACGAGCCACAAAATGAACCAGAGGAAGTTGTTACTACTCGTCCTGTAGCTGGGCATCCCTTGTTAAAGGGACTAACAATCTCTGGAGGAGTTTTGTTGTTAGTCATCAGTTTTGGGGCAATGATTGGCACACTGACAGGAGCTTTAAATTCGCCTAGTAATAATCAAAGTGAACAAGACATAAAAACTACTCAACAAGTTAAGCCAGATAACGAAGAAAACGAAAAGGGAGAGCTAAAAACAGCGATCGCTATCACCTCACAAAAAGGTGAATTGCAAGCGATCGCCAAAAAAGATAATGGAGGTGTATCATCTACCCCATCCCCTACCCCATCGCCAACAACTACTGCTACAACTGCCGTTACCGTCAAAGCTGTACCAGTACAAAGGCAACCAACAACTTATCAAGCGCCACCGCCACCCCCTACTCCCATTAGTAGGCCAACCAGAACCTATCAAGTTGTTTCTAACCCACCGACTAGACAGCAGATTTCTCCGTCCCGTATCTCTGCATTGCCTACTCCTCAACCCAAACCTGTAACTGTCAAACCTAACGTTAGCAATTCCCAGCCATTACCTTCAGTAAAAACTAGCCCTAAAGACCCGATGCAGGAATGGTTAGCAGCAGCAAATGTGGGCAATTACTCTTCCAGTGACTCTAGCAACAGTGAATCAAACTATGAACAACCAGATTTAAAAAATGCCCAAGTAGAGGGAGGTTCAGGAGTTAAGCCAGTCAATGCTTCTCAGACCAACCAAGATTCGTCTACATCACAGACTAACTATGATGGCAAGCGGGTTTTAGTCGGCACTCGTGCCGCCGGAGTGATGGAAACTCCCATTGCTTGGCTAGGTAGCAATGTCAGTAATCAGCAAGAGCAGAATTGTTTGATTAGGCTGTCGCAACCATTGAAAGCATTCGATGGAGAAGAAGTATTACCTAAAGGTTCTTATATTGTTGCTGTTGTTAACCCAAGTAATTCAGAAATAGCCCAAATGACGGCGGTAGCTGCACTGGTTAATAGTAATGGCACAACACAAGAAAGACAATTGCCAGCAAATTCTATTTTGATATTAGGTAAAAACGGCAATTTACTAAAAGCCCAATCGCGTAAAGGTGGGGAGAATTTGGGTTCTTCACTAATGGCATCCTTGTTATCTGGCTTATCCAAAGTAGCGGAAATTCAAAATCGAGCTAATTCAGAAACAACAATTAGTTCATTTGGTACAACTACTACCACTACAAATAACGGTGAAAAGGATTTAGTAGCTGGTTTTGCTGAAGGTAGTATCAATGAAATCTTATCAAGAATGAAAAACTCAAACGAGCGTCAAATACAAGGACTACAACAGCAACAACAAGTTTTTGTAATTGAAGCAGGTCAGCAAGTACAAGTTTTCGTAAATCAGTCTATTTCGATATGA
- a CDS encoding type IV secretory system conjugative DNA transfer family protein, with product MAATSTTTVIRDGGGVQPGKQGKNLTKESSPASTDSLAHDIVPQNFYDAFFSPMGLALLVNVGALMLAKSMEGRGASSKLARARWAGSREKTAARKLACKQITERRHNRVALYIGTPRGTKFQVVGNKRITNIPEDKNRLYFPDGQRGILVTGSGGSGKTFSMINPLIRSAIDQGLPIIIYDYKYCHQESEKAEAKGQAPKLAGYAAERGYEVTILSPGFPESGVANPLDFLRSSTDAEMARQLAIVLNRNFKLTSGDSSDGGFFANAGDQLAQAIFMLARGTSFPDIMMCHQLLSLPRLIDRIQQADLNPWVKVAFDQFLSVAGSPETASSIVGTTSGLFTRFMTPSTLSAFCGTTNIPLDLTGRKMVIFGMDKEKRDVIAPLLVSILHLLVSRNVAKKRTEPLVLALDELPTLYLPALVDWLNQNREDGLVSILGFQNISQLEKAYSEEVANAIFGGCATKAFFNPQDDVAGQRFSNFLGDEQIKHKERSRTSGGKGGASTSLSEQNSTRNLFEINQFNSLPEGRAIIVSPGFRGGREVGLPLLEQIQIPKADRDSEAESVEKWYKLQQKFIAQSTLREPSGEELEIRRLEAERLLPLVEEKAEAEKVLQNEI from the coding sequence ATGGCGGCAACATCTACAACAACTGTCATCAGGGATGGGGGAGGTGTGCAGCCGGGGAAGCAGGGGAAGAATTTGACAAAGGAATCTTCCCCAGCCTCAACAGATTCTCTAGCCCACGATATCGTTCCCCAAAATTTCTACGATGCCTTCTTCTCCCCAATGGGTTTGGCATTACTTGTAAATGTTGGCGCATTAATGTTAGCCAAGTCGATGGAAGGACGAGGGGCATCAAGTAAGTTAGCACGGGCGCGATGGGCAGGAAGTAGGGAGAAAACAGCAGCTCGTAAGCTGGCCTGTAAACAGATTACTGAACGCAGACATAACAGAGTAGCTTTATACATCGGTACACCCAGAGGTACTAAATTCCAAGTTGTTGGCAACAAACGCATTACCAACATTCCAGAAGATAAAAACAGGCTTTATTTCCCAGATGGGCAGCGTGGTATTTTAGTTACTGGAAGTGGGGGATCTGGTAAAACCTTCTCCATGATTAATCCTCTGATACGTTCTGCCATCGACCAGGGGCTACCAATAATCATCTACGATTATAAATATTGTCATCAGGAGTCAGAAAAAGCAGAAGCCAAAGGACAAGCACCCAAGCTGGCAGGGTATGCAGCAGAGCGTGGTTATGAAGTAACAATACTGTCTCCAGGCTTTCCAGAGTCAGGGGTAGCAAATCCCCTCGATTTCCTTCGCAGTTCGACTGATGCGGAAATGGCACGTCAATTAGCCATCGTCCTGAACCGTAATTTTAAGCTAACAAGTGGCGACTCTTCCGATGGCGGATTTTTTGCGAATGCAGGAGATCAGCTGGCACAAGCTATTTTTATGCTGGCACGCGGTACAAGCTTCCCGGATATTATGATGTGCCATCAACTTCTTAGTCTACCCAGGCTGATTGACCGCATTCAGCAAGCAGACCTAAATCCTTGGGTGAAAGTTGCCTTTGACCAATTCTTATCTGTAGCTGGTAGCCCAGAAACAGCCTCCAGCATTGTTGGTACAACAAGCGGGTTGTTCACTCGCTTTATGACCCCATCAACCTTGTCCGCGTTCTGTGGAACAACAAATATCCCCTTGGACTTGACAGGGCGGAAGATGGTCATCTTCGGCATGGACAAAGAAAAGCGGGATGTGATAGCGCCACTTTTAGTTTCCATTTTGCATCTTTTAGTAAGTCGAAATGTTGCTAAAAAGAGAACTGAACCCCTAGTTTTAGCATTAGATGAATTACCTACTTTGTATCTTCCTGCTTTAGTAGATTGGCTGAATCAGAACCGAGAAGATGGTTTAGTTTCTATTTTGGGTTTCCAGAATATTTCACAGCTTGAAAAAGCATATTCAGAGGAAGTTGCTAACGCTATTTTTGGTGGTTGTGCAACAAAAGCCTTTTTTAATCCCCAAGATGATGTAGCTGGACAAAGGTTTAGTAACTTCTTAGGAGATGAACAAATTAAGCATAAAGAACGTTCTCGTACCTCTGGCGGGAAAGGAGGAGCCAGCACATCCTTATCTGAACAAAACAGCACTAGAAACTTGTTTGAAATCAATCAGTTTAACTCGTTACCAGAAGGTAGAGCCATAATTGTTAGCCCTGGATTCAGAGGAGGTAGAGAGGTAGGACTACCACTATTAGAACAAATTCAAATTCCCAAAGCTGATAGAGATTCGGAAGCAGAGAGTGTAGAGAAATGGTACAAATTACAGCAAAAATTCATAGCTCAATCAACATTGAGAGAGCCATCTGGTGAAGAATTGGAAATCAGAAGATTAGAAGCCGAAAGGTTATTGCCTTTAGTAGAAGAAAAGGCAGAAGCTGAAAAGGTTTTGCAGAATGAAATTTAG
- the mobF gene encoding MobF family relaxase: MLTGKNTEPQQAVHYFMEGYYQEGASRWSGKGAKKLGLSGAVDDQETFFNIVNGLSPDGSQPLCARKLNSSQRRAATDFTFSAPKSVSLQALVGGDERLITAHGLAVQKTLQLIEERYSYTRATTERGQELLPTNNLVIAEFDHIETRELDPHLHTHALLMNMTQLETGQWYSLFNDEIFKNKKFLGMVYQNYLALEVQKLGYEVKAREHGQFEIKGFRDEDLREFSKRRQQILSAAGENATWAEREAAWTATRNIKQKINPTELKAKWREEAAALGVNFVQPLEAQPLLQPRLISCENLEDAIAHCSERNVAFTQEDLEKFILNQGLATDVSQIEPLVQTNPELLSLSHQKRDFTTLAAVNRELATIKLMQSGQGKVSPLAHPEVVENHLQTTALNADQRRAVLTTATTTDQFTAWQGVAGAGKTFALKELKAIATASGYTIKGFAPSSMAAKVLSQELDVQAQTVARLLVSEPPQEIELHQIWVVDEAGLLSAKDALALLERAALEQARVLLVGDTKQLSAVEAGNPFKSLQQAGIKTSHLNESNRQRAPKLKLAVDLIADGQIEEGFNRLDENGCIQTVTAESKIAAIADEYVTATPEQRARTLVLAGTNKERLAITQAIREHLKTEGSLGTATTITQLQAKDLTSVQMRYAHNFELDDMVMATRSYKRRGLEKGQLYKVVGKDGDGLRLEASDGRHFQVDTGFNKAVYQRQNIEIAEGDRLRWTKNDRQLGRRNGQEFVVKAIAGFNAQIEYLDSGQTEFINLQQAQHLDYATVSTTYSSQGKTADRVLIAADYTIGQESFYVAVSRARYELKLYTENKDDLLALAQSSRAKENALALLRQKELEKQRQSKLEKEKVTSTAIVAKEPRSPGAGEQGSGGAEEKSYNNSSPLPPSPSAPLPSSSPLPPSPSAPPPNSSPLPTSTSKPVTKKPVPKAAQPKVAFWTPDHVAEVPEQLDSQHWQELVFGSAIHPLIAACNFKSLHQTRDWEHEAWEYLMYSEHLPRTNTGRLSSGIMSKYTHIEDGGWWCDAGVNPKSFANLQPGDKPDRTLWGCYKPNNPREKADKPGKFIKYEHPPKTELSIFLLDVPDEVADRIYEKHGVQPSESDRASGFWYCAWKYNLPVTITEGAKKAASLLSQGHAAIGLPGIYAGYRSKDELGEKVKARLMDELAVFATPGRECTFCFDYETRPETKQNIEIAISRTGGLLEEQGAKVKVVTLPGPDKGVDDLIVSQGPLAYEKVYSEASTLKAWRNNNNQQRHTPPAPPKKLSDLERKQRLQERFSNQPTQSAFKKVIDGLTNQELLYLEQAVKEYFSETVAQVPPPINRQTIESQISQLQQQLDSLWIKHTQQEKSIRTMELIPLHQLSNKYELMLNQQLDTIGTIKELFTQKQQLESDISQWEIQAQNHETWKREAKTIEMSTIYNLLKTPQLQERLITIKETQKQREREVKAKLTISRQPSPQPRRGFRR, from the coding sequence ATGTTAACAGGAAAGAACACAGAACCACAGCAAGCAGTACATTACTTCATGGAAGGGTATTACCAAGAAGGTGCTTCACGCTGGTCTGGTAAAGGTGCGAAGAAATTAGGATTGTCAGGAGCAGTGGATGACCAAGAAACCTTTTTCAATATTGTCAATGGGTTGTCACCTGATGGTAGTCAACCTTTATGTGCTAGAAAGTTAAACTCGTCGCAACGTCGGGCAGCTACAGACTTTACTTTCTCTGCACCGAAAAGCGTGAGTTTGCAAGCGTTGGTAGGCGGGGATGAAAGGCTAATTACTGCTCATGGGTTAGCAGTACAGAAGACTTTACAACTGATTGAAGAACGCTATAGCTACACTAGAGCCACAACCGAGAGAGGGCAAGAACTACTCCCAACTAACAACCTAGTAATTGCCGAGTTTGACCACATCGAAACCAGGGAATTAGATCCACATCTCCACACCCATGCTTTGCTCATGAATATGACGCAGCTTGAAACTGGTCAGTGGTACAGTCTTTTTAATGATGAGATATTTAAAAACAAGAAATTTCTGGGCATGGTGTACCAGAACTACCTAGCTCTTGAAGTACAAAAGCTAGGTTACGAGGTAAAAGCAAGAGAACACGGGCAGTTTGAGATTAAAGGCTTTCGAGATGAGGATTTAAGAGAGTTTTCTAAACGACGGCAGCAGATATTAAGTGCAGCAGGCGAAAACGCAACTTGGGCAGAGCGTGAAGCGGCTTGGACTGCCACCCGTAACATCAAGCAGAAAATTAACCCTACGGAATTGAAAGCCAAGTGGCGAGAGGAAGCGGCAGCGTTGGGTGTCAACTTTGTACAGCCGCTAGAGGCACAACCTCTGCTACAACCCCGGTTAATTAGCTGTGAGAATTTAGAGGATGCGATCGCTCACTGCTCAGAAAGAAATGTAGCTTTCACCCAGGAGGATTTAGAGAAATTCATTCTCAATCAAGGTTTAGCTACGGATGTCAGTCAAATTGAGCCGCTAGTGCAAACCAATCCCGAATTACTCAGCCTATCTCACCAAAAGCGCGACTTTACCACCCTGGCAGCAGTCAACCGGGAACTGGCAACCATTAAATTGATGCAGTCTGGGCAAGGTAAAGTTAGCCCATTGGCCCACCCGGAAGTAGTTGAAAACCATCTCCAAACAACTGCTTTGAACGCGGATCAGCGTCGAGCGGTACTGACAACAGCAACCACAACAGACCAATTTACCGCATGGCAGGGGGTAGCCGGTGCTGGTAAAACTTTCGCTCTCAAGGAGTTAAAGGCGATCGCCACCGCATCGGGCTACACCATCAAAGGCTTTGCCCCCAGTTCGATGGCTGCTAAAGTCCTGAGTCAAGAGTTAGATGTTCAAGCCCAGACTGTTGCTAGATTACTGGTGTCTGAACCGCCCCAAGAGATTGAACTCCATCAAATTTGGGTAGTGGATGAAGCCGGGTTACTCAGTGCCAAAGATGCCCTTGCTCTTTTAGAAAGGGCAGCCCTTGAGCAAGCCAGAGTTTTGTTAGTAGGAGATACAAAACAGTTATCAGCAGTAGAAGCTGGCAACCCGTTCAAGTCTCTGCAACAGGCGGGAATTAAGACTAGCCACTTAAACGAATCTAATAGGCAACGTGCGCCGAAGCTGAAATTGGCAGTAGACTTGATTGCTGATGGTCAAATTGAGGAAGGATTTAACCGTTTGGATGAAAACGGTTGTATTCAGACTGTAACGGCAGAATCCAAAATTGCGGCGATCGCCGATGAGTATGTAACAGCTACACCCGAACAACGAGCGCGAACCTTGGTACTGGCTGGAACCAATAAGGAGCGTTTGGCAATCACCCAAGCGATTCGAGAGCATTTAAAAACTGAAGGCAGTTTAGGAACTGCAACTACTATCACCCAACTGCAAGCTAAAGACCTCACCTCAGTACAGATGCGCTACGCCCACAACTTTGAACTGGATGATATGGTTATGGCCACTCGCAGTTACAAACGCCGGGGACTGGAAAAAGGTCAGCTATATAAAGTAGTGGGTAAGGATGGTGACGGACTAAGGCTTGAAGCTTCTGATGGACGGCACTTTCAAGTAGACACAGGTTTTAATAAAGCAGTTTACCAGCGTCAAAATATTGAAATTGCTGAGGGCGATCGCCTACGCTGGACAAAAAACGATCGTCAATTAGGACGACGCAACGGTCAGGAGTTTGTAGTTAAGGCCATTGCTGGTTTTAACGCTCAAATCGAGTATTTAGATAGCGGTCAAACTGAATTTATCAATCTGCAACAAGCCCAACACCTGGATTATGCAACAGTCAGCACTACGTACAGCAGCCAGGGCAAAACGGCAGACCGAGTGCTGATAGCGGCGGATTACACTATTGGGCAAGAAAGCTTTTATGTTGCGGTTAGCCGTGCTAGGTATGAATTGAAACTATACACGGAAAATAAAGACGATTTACTAGCCCTAGCGCAGTCAAGTAGGGCTAAGGAAAATGCACTGGCGCTACTACGGCAGAAAGAATTAGAGAAGCAACGCCAGTCAAAACTAGAGAAAGAAAAGGTTACATCTACTGCGATTGTAGCGAAGGAACCACGAAGCCCAGGAGCAGGGGAGCAGGGGAGCGGAGGAGCGGAGGAGAAATCTTATAATAATTCTTCCCCTCTGCCTCCCAGCCCCTCTGCCCCTCTGCCTAGTTCCTCCCCTCTGCCCCCCAGCCCCTCTGCACCTCCGCCCAATTCTTCCCCTCTGCCTACTTCTACTTCCAAACCTGTTACTAAGAAACCAGTCCCTAAAGCAGCACAGCCAAAGGTAGCATTTTGGACTCCAGATCATGTGGCTGAAGTGCCTGAACAGCTAGACTCCCAACACTGGCAAGAACTGGTATTTGGTAGTGCCATTCATCCTCTAATTGCTGCCTGTAACTTTAAAAGCCTGCACCAAACCAGAGATTGGGAGCATGAGGCTTGGGAATATCTCATGTACAGTGAGCATCTGCCACGCACGAACACAGGTAGATTATCGTCGGGAATCATGAGTAAGTATACTCATATTGAAGATGGCGGCTGGTGGTGTGATGCTGGCGTTAATCCCAAGTCTTTTGCTAACTTACAGCCTGGAGATAAACCTGATAGAACATTGTGGGGATGTTACAAACCCAATAATCCGAGAGAAAAAGCGGATAAGCCCGGCAAATTTATTAAATATGAGCATCCGCCCAAAACTGAACTTAGTATTTTCTTGCTTGATGTACCAGATGAGGTAGCAGACCGTATCTATGAAAAACATGGGGTACAGCCAAGCGAAAGCGATCGCGCCTCTGGGTTCTGGTATTGTGCTTGGAAATATAACCTCCCAGTCACGATCACTGAGGGAGCTAAGAAAGCTGCCAGTCTGTTAAGCCAAGGTCATGCTGCTATTGGACTACCGGGAATTTATGCTGGTTATCGCTCTAAAGATGAGCTAGGGGAAAAGGTGAAAGCTAGACTCATGGACGAGTTAGCTGTTTTCGCCACACCAGGGCGCGAGTGTACCTTTTGCTTTGATTACGAGACGCGACCCGAAACTAAGCAGAACATAGAGATTGCAATCTCACGTACTGGTGGGCTACTGGAGGAACAGGGAGCTAAGGTCAAAGTGGTAACTTTGCCAGGGCCAGATAAAGGTGTTGATGATTTGATTGTGTCTCAGGGGCCACTGGCATACGAAAAGGTATATTCCGAAGCATCAACCCTCAAAGCATGGCGAAATAACAATAATCAACAACGACATACGCCGCCAGCACCACCAAAAAAATTGAGCGACCTTGAACGAAAACAACGACTTCAAGAACGTTTTTCAAATCAACCGACTCAATCAGCATTTAAGAAAGTAATTGATGGACTGACTAACCAAGAGCTACTGTATTTAGAACAAGCTGTTAAGGAATATTTTTCCGAGACAGTAGCACAAGTGCCGCCTCCAATTAATAGACAAACTATTGAAAGTCAAATTAGCCAATTACAACAACAACTTGATAGCTTGTGGATAAAACACACCCAACAAGAGAAATCTATTAGAACGATGGAGCTTATTCCGCTTCATCAGTTGAGTAATAAGTATGAGTTAATGCTAAATCAGCAATTAGATACTATCGGCACTATCAAAGAATTATTTACTCAGAAACAGCAATTAGAATCAGATATATCCCAATGGGAAATCCAGGCTCAAAATCATGAAACCTGGAAGAGAGAAGCGAAAACTATAGAGATGAGTACCATTTATAATTTACTCAAAACTCCTCAATTACAAGAGCGTTTAATAACCATTAAAGAAACACAAAAACAAAGAGAACGAGAAGTTAAAGCTAAATTGACTATTTCCCGTCAACCGTCTCCACAACCGAGACGAGGTTTTAGAAGATAA
- a CDS encoding ParM/StbA family protein, whose product MNPLTLAVDPGGSFLKCFYTLESFKPELILMEPEVATVPLESLQAYEQSKVGSSSPENSAWIEYQNNFQAVGFLARKRFNADLQLQRRKFELALPKVLAMVGAIADKHELPNNSSIRLGILLPWGEYQDRALFQELITKALADYKFKEQSKSFVVDAFICLPEGGGILTRGRAPGSSIKDQTIAVIMLGYRDTSILVIERGEMSKGKTEPLGFSKMIESVMAQTSGLNAHQLTAAICKAGRNINPKALEELAAVDAAYKEHELATIRTAVTNGRKEYWMMLSNWLKLQVPRDVDEVIIGGGTAHYFRSQLNNLFSATTVNWCDHLESQITSNFSQVDAKSLQYRLTDVYGLFFYLCGNSMRQNKVQVGTANG is encoded by the coding sequence ATGAACCCATTAACGCTGGCAGTAGATCCGGGTGGTTCGTTTCTCAAATGTTTTTACACCTTGGAAAGCTTTAAACCAGAACTGATTTTGATGGAACCGGAAGTCGCTACAGTCCCTCTAGAAAGTTTACAAGCTTATGAACAAAGTAAAGTGGGTAGCTCTTCTCCTGAGAATAGTGCTTGGATTGAATATCAAAACAACTTCCAAGCTGTGGGCTTTTTAGCGAGGAAGCGCTTTAATGCAGATTTGCAACTGCAACGCCGCAAGTTTGAACTAGCTTTACCTAAAGTCTTGGCGATGGTAGGAGCGATCGCAGATAAACATGAGTTACCTAATAACTCCTCAATCAGATTAGGTATCTTACTTCCTTGGGGCGAGTACCAAGATAGGGCGTTATTTCAAGAGCTAATTACCAAAGCACTAGCTGACTATAAGTTCAAAGAACAGTCCAAATCCTTTGTAGTGGATGCTTTTATCTGCCTCCCAGAAGGTGGAGGTATCCTAACTAGAGGCCGCGCCCCTGGCTCTAGTATCAAAGACCAGACCATTGCTGTGATTATGCTGGGATACCGGGATACTTCTATCCTAGTGATTGAACGCGGGGAAATGAGCAAAGGAAAAACGGAACCTTTGGGATTCTCCAAAATGATTGAATCGGTAATGGCGCAAACATCCGGCTTGAATGCCCATCAGTTAACGGCGGCAATTTGTAAAGCGGGGCGAAATATTAATCCTAAAGCACTAGAAGAATTGGCGGCCGTGGATGCTGCTTACAAAGAACATGAGTTAGCCACAATTAGAACTGCTGTGACTAACGGCAGAAAAGAATACTGGATGATGTTGTCCAATTGGTTAAAGTTGCAAGTTCCCCGCGATGTTGATGAAGTGATTATTGGTGGCGGTACTGCTCATTATTTTCGCTCTCAACTAAATAACTTGTTTTCGGCAACTACAGTTAACTGGTGTGACCATTTGGAATCACAAATCACCAGTAATTTCTCTCAAGTGGATGCCAAATCCCTGCAATACCGATTAACCGATGTTTATGGATTATTTTTCTACCTGTGTGGTAACAGTATGAGGCAAAATAAAGTACAGGTAGGTACTGCCAATGGATAA
- a CDS encoding antirestriction protein ArdA, producing MNLFSNTLIFHSELDAQLVAQQIYNCHLESHILSFPSQEKRAVELAISLAGVDLPIEEGASCLLPFPKHERECFDDDVPQIYVACLSAYNNGKLHGMWIDCTQDASEIQEDIEWMLSWSPCCQYEACEEWAIHDFQNWCGIHIDEYESIEKLAELAQTLSEHGAAYAAYYEYDSSEASVEDFQEHYWGEYENEQDFVYDQLEQQGLIKNLEDMGIPSFYLDFAAIARDWFIDSYFSVEESYKKVYVFSRH from the coding sequence ATGAATTTGTTTTCTAACACTCTAATATTTCACTCAGAACTAGATGCTCAATTAGTTGCCCAACAGATTTACAACTGCCACCTTGAAAGTCATATTTTAAGCTTCCCTTCTCAAGAAAAACGAGCAGTAGAGTTAGCAATTAGTTTAGCTGGTGTTGATTTACCAATAGAAGAAGGTGCAAGCTGTTTACTGCCATTTCCTAAGCATGAACGCGAATGCTTTGATGATGATGTACCACAGATTTATGTAGCTTGTTTGTCTGCTTACAATAATGGTAAATTGCACGGGATGTGGATTGACTGCACACAAGATGCTTCGGAAATTCAAGAAGACATTGAATGGATGCTATCTTGGTCGCCTTGCTGCCAATATGAAGCCTGTGAAGAGTGGGCAATCCATGATTTTCAAAACTGGTGTGGTATTCACATCGATGAATACGAAAGCATAGAAAAACTAGCCGAACTTGCTCAAACATTATCAGAGCATGGCGCAGCCTACGCAGCTTATTATGAATACGACAGTAGTGAAGCTAGTGTAGAAGATTTTCAAGAACATTACTGGGGTGAGTACGAAAACGAACAAGACTTTGTTTATGACCAACTCGAACAACAGGGATTGATTAAGAACTTAGAAGATATGGGTATTCCTAGCTTCTACCTCGATTTTGCGGCAATAGCCCGTGATTGGTTTATTGACTCCTACTTTTCAGTAGAAGAAAGTTATAAGAAAGTCTACGTTTTTAGTCGTCACTAA
- a CDS encoding nucleotide pyrophosphohydrolase — MTDYTLREIQQQVDTWVSEVGKGYWSPHEMLARLVEEVGETSRLINHLYGPKKKKDNELAQELAGELADILFALICLANSQGIDLQEAFEQMMTKYNTRDSERYK, encoded by the coding sequence ATGACTGATTATACACTTAGAGAAATTCAACAACAAGTTGATACTTGGGTATCAGAAGTAGGGAAAGGGTACTGGAGTCCACACGAAATGCTGGCTCGTTTAGTCGAGGAGGTTGGTGAAACATCTCGTCTCATTAATCACCTGTATGGCCCTAAAAAGAAAAAAGATAATGAACTCGCACAAGAACTCGCTGGTGAACTCGCTGATATATTGTTTGCCCTCATCTGCCTAGCAAATTCTCAAGGGATTGATTTACAGGAAGCATTTGAGCAGATGATGACCAAGTACAACACAAGGGATAGCGAAAGATACAAGTAA